A portion of the Lysinibacillus timonensis genome contains these proteins:
- a CDS encoding peptide chain release factor 3, which translates to MTSKLEQDILSRRTFAIISHPDAGKTTITEKLLLFGGAIRDAGTVKGKKTGKFATSDWMEIEKQRGISVTSSVMQFDYDGFRVNILDTPGHQDFSEDTYRTLMAVDSAVMVVDVAKGIEAQTLKLFKVCRMRGIPIFTFINKLDRQGKEPLEIIEELEEVLGINAYPMNWPIGMGKEFLGIYDRYNKRIEQFRTDEEHRFLPINEDGELAVDHPMKATSYYSQALDDITLLNEAGNEFSEEGIRRGELTPVFFGSALTNFGVQTFLETYLKFAPAPQPRITEDEQFIDPVEYEDFSGFIFKIQANMNPAHRDRIAFVRLVSGKFERGMNITLSRTGKSFKVSQSTQFLADDRETVDEAVAGDIIGLYDTGTYQIGDTVVGGKKTFQFEKLPQFTPEIFVRVTAKNVMKQKQFHKGILQLVQEGAIQYYKTLHTEEVILGAVGQLQFEVFEHRMKNEYNVEVQMQPIGSKIARWIENEEEVKESMSSSRSMLVKDRFENLVFLFENEFAMRWFSEKNEHIKLYSLL; encoded by the coding sequence ATGACTTCAAAATTAGAACAAGATATTTTATCTCGTCGTACATTTGCGATCATTTCCCATCCGGATGCTGGGAAAACGACGATTACTGAAAAGTTACTTTTATTCGGTGGAGCAATTCGTGATGCGGGTACAGTTAAAGGTAAAAAAACAGGGAAATTTGCAACGAGTGACTGGATGGAAATAGAGAAGCAACGTGGGATTTCTGTTACCTCTTCAGTTATGCAATTTGATTATGATGGATTTCGCGTGAATATTTTAGATACACCAGGTCACCAAGATTTCTCAGAAGATACGTATCGTACGTTAATGGCAGTTGATAGTGCTGTTATGGTTGTCGATGTTGCTAAAGGGATTGAAGCACAAACGCTTAAATTATTTAAAGTTTGTCGTATGCGCGGTATTCCAATATTTACTTTTATTAACAAACTAGATCGTCAAGGAAAAGAGCCTCTAGAGATTATTGAAGAACTAGAAGAAGTTTTAGGCATTAATGCTTATCCGATGAATTGGCCAATTGGTATGGGAAAAGAATTCTTAGGTATATACGATCGTTATAATAAGCGTATCGAACAATTCCGTACAGATGAAGAACATCGATTCTTACCAATTAATGAAGATGGTGAATTAGCTGTCGACCATCCAATGAAAGCAACATCTTATTACTCTCAAGCTTTGGATGACATTACATTGTTAAATGAAGCAGGAAATGAATTTTCTGAAGAAGGAATCCGTCGTGGTGAATTGACACCCGTATTCTTTGGATCAGCTTTAACGAATTTTGGTGTACAAACGTTCTTAGAAACTTATTTAAAATTTGCTCCTGCACCTCAACCTAGAATTACGGAAGATGAGCAATTTATTGATCCGGTGGAATATGAAGATTTTTCAGGATTTATATTCAAAATTCAAGCAAACATGAATCCGGCTCATAGGGACCGAATCGCATTTGTCCGTCTCGTATCCGGAAAATTCGAGCGCGGAATGAATATTACATTATCACGTACGGGGAAATCCTTTAAAGTTTCACAGTCTACACAATTTTTAGCTGATGATCGTGAAACTGTTGATGAAGCGGTAGCAGGTGATATTATCGGTTTGTATGATACAGGAACATACCAAATAGGAGATACAGTTGTAGGTGGAAAGAAAACTTTCCAATTTGAGAAATTGCCTCAATTTACACCAGAGATTTTTGTACGCGTAACCGCAAAAAACGTAATGAAACAGAAACAGTTCCATAAAGGGATTTTGCAATTAGTACAAGAAGGGGCAATACAATACTACAAAACTCTACACACTGAAGAAGTAATTCTCGGTGCGGTAGGACAACTTCAATTTGAAGTCTTCGAGCATCGAATGAAGAATGAATATAACGTAGAAGTTCAAATGCAACCTATTGGGTCAAAAATTGCACGGTGGATTGAAAACGAGGAAGAAGTGAAAGAGTCAATGTCATCATCTCGATCAATGCTTGTGAAAGACCGTTTTGAAAATCTAGTGTTCTTATTTGAAAATGAATTTGCTATGCGATGGTTCTCCGAGAAGAACGAGCATATTAAGTTATACAGTTTATTATAA